In Listeria monocytogenes, the following proteins share a genomic window:
- a CDS encoding tyrosine phosphatase family protein yields the protein MANYINKERRQIDFDPFDLRIIAVPEVVAVQFKPRSEHTLLIRIADVGATYQPLKHESLFEAILPVHFNDINEEDDYWGLSDKEQAEMKLFNEVHRDLIYDFVDEHPDFTQIVVHCHAGVSRSSAVAMAIAEHLGDTDTYEKLQVIKRYLPNPRVLAIMRGEAYL from the coding sequence ATGGCGAATTATATTAACAAAGAAAGGCGCCAAATTGATTTTGATCCATTTGATTTACGGATAATTGCCGTACCAGAAGTAGTAGCGGTGCAGTTTAAGCCGCGCTCAGAGCATACTTTACTTATTCGTATTGCGGATGTCGGCGCAACCTATCAGCCACTCAAACACGAATCACTTTTTGAAGCTATTTTGCCCGTTCACTTTAATGATATTAACGAAGAAGATGACTACTGGGGGCTTAGTGACAAAGAGCAAGCGGAGATGAAACTATTTAACGAGGTACATCGCGATTTGATTTATGATTTTGTGGATGAGCACCCAGATTTTACGCAGATTGTTGTCCATTGTCACGCTGGGGTCAGCCGAAGTAGCGCGGTTGCCATGGCGATTGCGGAACATTTAGGAGACACGGACACATACGAAAAACTTCAAGTGATAAAACGATACTTACCAAATCCGCGGGTTCTTGCGATTATGCGGGGCGAAGCGTATTTATAA
- the gorA gene encoding glutathione-disulfide reductase → MEKHYDYIAIGGGSGGIASINRAAMHGAKCALIEPKFLGGTCVNVGCVPKKVMWYGAQIKEAMDLYADAYGYQVDASFNFQKLVENREAYIERIRGSYKNGLDNNKVEWIKGYAEFVDEKTLRVNGELVTADHILIATGGEPALPSIPGAEFGITSDGFFALKELPKKVAVVGAGYIAVELAGVLQQLGSETHLFVRKHAPLRNFDPLLTDTLTEIIEQSDMTLHKHAVPQKVEKNPDGSLTLSLEDGRTETVDTLIWAIGRKPVIQGLQIEKAGVELLESGHIAVDKFQNTNVAGIYAVGDVTGHYELTPVAIAAGRRLSERLFNNKKDAHLNYENIPTVVFSHPAIGTVGLTEPEAIEKYGKENIKVYTSSFTSMYTAITDHREPCRMKLICEGKTERVIGLHGIGYGVDEMIQGFAVAINMGATKADFDNTVAIHPTGSEEFVTMK, encoded by the coding sequence ATGGAAAAGCATTATGATTATATTGCGATTGGCGGCGGAAGTGGCGGAATTGCTTCGATTAATCGCGCAGCCATGCACGGAGCAAAATGTGCATTAATTGAACCAAAATTTTTAGGTGGAACTTGTGTAAATGTTGGTTGTGTTCCGAAAAAAGTCATGTGGTACGGCGCACAAATTAAAGAAGCGATGGATTTATACGCAGATGCTTATGGTTACCAAGTGGACGCGAGCTTCAACTTCCAAAAACTAGTCGAAAATCGAGAAGCGTACATTGAACGGATTCGAGGTTCATACAAAAATGGACTGGATAATAATAAAGTAGAATGGATTAAAGGTTATGCCGAATTTGTCGATGAAAAAACATTGCGCGTAAACGGCGAACTAGTGACAGCGGATCATATTTTAATTGCAACAGGCGGCGAACCAGCGCTTCCTTCCATTCCTGGCGCAGAGTTCGGCATCACATCAGATGGCTTTTTTGCATTAAAAGAACTACCTAAAAAAGTGGCGGTTGTTGGCGCGGGATACATTGCGGTTGAACTAGCTGGTGTATTACAACAACTTGGCTCAGAAACGCATTTATTTGTACGGAAACATGCACCACTCCGAAATTTCGATCCACTTTTAACAGATACACTAACCGAAATTATTGAGCAATCGGATATGACGTTGCATAAACACGCCGTTCCGCAAAAAGTCGAAAAAAATCCAGATGGCAGTTTGACGTTGAGCTTAGAGGATGGCCGCACAGAAACCGTTGATACGCTTATTTGGGCGATCGGACGTAAACCTGTCATCCAAGGTCTTCAAATCGAAAAAGCGGGCGTAGAACTTCTAGAAAGCGGACATATCGCCGTAGATAAATTCCAAAACACCAATGTAGCGGGGATTTATGCGGTTGGCGATGTAACGGGTCATTATGAATTAACTCCAGTCGCAATTGCAGCAGGGCGCCGTTTATCAGAACGACTTTTCAACAACAAAAAAGATGCACATTTAAACTATGAAAATATCCCAACCGTTGTATTTAGCCATCCAGCTATCGGAACGGTCGGTTTAACAGAACCAGAAGCAATTGAAAAATATGGCAAAGAAAATATCAAAGTGTACACTTCAAGCTTTACCTCAATGTATACAGCCATCACAGACCACCGAGAACCTTGCCGAATGAAATTAATTTGCGAAGGGAAAACAGAGCGTGTCATCGGCTTGCACGGAATTGGTTACGGTGTAGACGAAATGATTCAAGGATTTGCTGTTGCGATTAATATGGGCGCAACAAAAGCCGATTTCGACAATACGGTTGCGATTCACCCAACAGGATCCGAAGAATTTGTTACAATGAAATAG
- a CDS encoding histidine phosphatase family protein, whose amino-acid sequence MGKKLSLYFVRHGQTYLNKNLRMQGWADTPLTPEGIEIVKESGRGLAETEFVAAYSSDLHRTIATAGHLLKENKHAFGLTLEPLSEFRETFFGSYEGEKGDVAWNEIAQHMGYANQEDLFKNADVRETMNGTKAADPTGDAEDFMTFWTRVEQGFLHVINRHRETGGNVLIVAHGNTIRNIVHELEPSMDEAVILDNASVTVLAYENGLFKLERLNDTSHFKKA is encoded by the coding sequence ATGGGAAAAAAATTATCACTTTATTTTGTAAGACATGGTCAAACTTACTTAAATAAAAATTTGCGCATGCAAGGATGGGCTGATACGCCACTAACACCAGAAGGAATTGAAATAGTCAAAGAAAGTGGTCGCGGACTTGCGGAAACAGAATTCGTTGCAGCGTATTCAAGCGACTTACACCGCACAATCGCGACAGCTGGCCACTTGCTTAAAGAAAATAAACACGCATTCGGCTTAACGCTAGAACCATTAAGTGAATTTCGGGAAACTTTCTTCGGCTCCTACGAAGGTGAAAAAGGCGATGTTGCCTGGAACGAAATTGCGCAACATATGGGTTATGCGAATCAAGAAGACCTATTTAAAAATGCCGATGTACGCGAAACAATGAATGGTACAAAAGCAGCTGACCCAACAGGAGATGCGGAAGATTTCATGACATTTTGGACACGTGTAGAACAAGGTTTCTTGCATGTTATCAATCGTCATCGCGAAACTGGTGGTAACGTTCTTATCGTCGCTCACGGAAATACCATTCGTAACATCGTCCACGAACTCGAACCATCCATGGACGAAGCGGTTATTTTAGATAACGCGAGTGTCACAGTACTAGCTTACGAAAACGGCTTATTCAAATTAGAACGTTTAAATGACACCTCTCATTTTAAAAAAGCATAG
- a CDS encoding AI-2E family transporter, with amino-acid sequence MKFSRFRDSKLFFWTIEILAVVAILFVLLQMKYIFSPIGIIVSTLFMPILVAGFLFYLFNPLVLFLEKRKVPRLLSVILIFIAFITLVVLAVMQLGPTLADQVAELAKAIPGYWQDFEKWLQGLSNNSALKDLDIKQELEKLNISLPKIMSVVVDGVASSFGAIISFVSSFVMILVTVPFIVFYMFKDGHKFVESSGKFFPAGIRSEAKQIIKEMNKTISTYISSQAIDCMFVGLFTFIGYLIIGQPYALLFGFIAGATNIIPYLGPFLGAAPAVIVALFTSPVQALLVIVVVTIVQQIDSNLLSPYIMGKSLSIHPLTIIIILIVAGNLAGIFGMILGVPLYAVVKTIIVNVNRLIKLRRGQLAIDNNLPDPDTPKE; translated from the coding sequence TTGAAGTTTTCACGTTTTCGAGATAGTAAATTATTTTTTTGGACAATTGAAATTTTAGCGGTTGTAGCCATTTTGTTTGTTCTATTACAAATGAAGTACATATTTTCACCAATTGGCATTATTGTTTCTACATTATTCATGCCGATTTTGGTCGCAGGGTTTCTATTCTATTTATTTAACCCGCTCGTATTATTTTTAGAAAAAAGAAAAGTACCTCGACTTTTGAGTGTTATTTTAATTTTTATTGCCTTTATCACGCTTGTTGTTCTTGCAGTAATGCAACTCGGTCCAACGCTTGCTGACCAAGTAGCTGAACTCGCAAAAGCAATACCAGGTTACTGGCAAGATTTTGAGAAATGGTTGCAAGGTCTCTCGAATAATTCTGCATTAAAAGATCTAGATATAAAACAAGAACTTGAGAAGCTCAACATTTCCTTACCAAAAATCATGTCTGTGGTCGTTGACGGAGTTGCTTCTAGTTTTGGAGCTATCATCTCTTTTGTCTCTAGTTTTGTCATGATTCTTGTAACTGTACCATTTATCGTCTTTTATATGTTTAAAGATGGTCATAAGTTCGTTGAGTCTTCTGGAAAATTTTTCCCGGCAGGTATTCGTTCTGAAGCAAAACAAATTATTAAAGAAATGAATAAAACCATTTCTACTTACATTAGTTCACAAGCAATTGATTGTATGTTTGTTGGTTTATTTACTTTCATTGGGTACTTAATTATTGGTCAACCGTATGCCCTTCTTTTCGGGTTCATTGCTGGTGCAACGAATATTATTCCTTACCTTGGACCTTTCCTTGGAGCAGCTCCCGCAGTTATCGTGGCGTTATTCACTTCTCCAGTCCAAGCATTACTTGTTATTGTTGTCGTAACGATTGTGCAACAAATTGATTCTAACTTACTCTCTCCATATATCATGGGTAAATCACTATCGATTCACCCACTAACTATTATCATTATCTTGATTGTTGCTGGAAACTTAGCGGGAATCTTCGGAATGATTTTAGGTGTTCCACTTTATGCGGTTGTGAAAACAATTATCGTGAACGTTAATCGTTTAATTAAATTGCGGCGAGGTCAGCTGGCGATTGATAATAATCTTCCTGATCCGGATACACCGAAAGAATAA
- a CDS encoding GntR family transcriptional regulator — MLLAIDLQSDEPIYTQICNQIIEGMAKRELLPGDKLPSVRSLGADIGINFHTVNKAYQILKQEGFIQIHRQKGVVIHPDGVAKADELFFAKLQTKLKPLIAESVVRGVTEEKWLEVSKAIFDEMHGRRVE, encoded by the coding sequence ATGTTGCTTGCGATAGATCTTCAATCAGACGAACCGATTTACACACAAATATGCAATCAAATCATTGAAGGTATGGCGAAACGGGAACTTTTACCAGGGGACAAATTACCTTCTGTTCGAAGTTTAGGTGCAGACATTGGTATTAACTTTCATACAGTAAACAAGGCCTACCAAATTTTAAAACAAGAAGGATTTATTCAAATACATCGTCAAAAGGGAGTAGTTATTCATCCGGATGGCGTAGCTAAGGCAGATGAGCTATTTTTTGCGAAATTACAAACGAAGCTAAAACCGCTCATCGCGGAATCGGTTGTGCGCGGTGTTACCGAAGAGAAGTGGCTCGAAGTAAGTAAGGCTATTTTTGACGAAATGCATGGACGGAGAGTGGAGTAG
- a CDS encoding DUF1648 domain-containing protein produces MEIIIYIFVSIAIISLQAITPFVIRKSECFGVNVGERANRNAELTRLKKQYVGQVVLWTSFVAIIGIALIQGFHSSENMQAGIFIASMFGQLIVSFIIYYRFHHTTLQWKRDKIEAGEISTNSIIMVDTSFHRRKMVISYTWFVVPLLIFIITLAITVVFYPVAPADFPIHFDMSGAVTDTVAKSPRVVLLLPMMQLGMIALFIFINFVIARSKQSVENENPTDSLKRGLLFRQISSKAMLIMCTIMVIDFLIMQVVMLLALPVEWMMITMIISVVLILFGTVLLAVKVGQGGSRLKFADQPDGVNKPIRDDDSFWKAGVIYFNRNDPALFVEKRFGIGWTINTARPVAWLSFVIIIAVIILISILF; encoded by the coding sequence ATGGAAATCATCATTTATATTTTTGTTAGTATTGCTATCATTTCACTGCAAGCAATAACCCCTTTTGTAATAAGAAAGTCAGAATGTTTCGGAGTAAATGTAGGCGAACGTGCTAACCGGAATGCAGAATTAACGCGGCTAAAAAAACAATATGTTGGGCAAGTGGTTTTGTGGACCTCTTTCGTTGCTATTATCGGAATCGCATTAATTCAAGGCTTTCATTCGAGTGAGAATATGCAAGCGGGTATTTTTATTGCTTCGATGTTTGGACAATTAATCGTTTCTTTTATTATTTATTATCGCTTTCACCACACAACTTTACAGTGGAAAAGAGATAAAATAGAGGCGGGAGAAATCTCGACTAATTCTATCATAATGGTAGACACTAGTTTTCATCGCAGAAAAATGGTTATCTCGTATACGTGGTTTGTCGTGCCACTACTTATCTTTATTATTACACTTGCGATTACAGTCGTTTTTTATCCAGTAGCTCCTGCTGACTTTCCAATCCATTTTGATATGAGTGGGGCAGTGACGGATACGGTTGCCAAATCACCTAGAGTCGTGTTGCTATTGCCAATGATGCAGCTAGGAATGATTGCGTTATTTATCTTTATTAACTTTGTTATTGCTAGGAGCAAACAGTCCGTAGAGAACGAAAACCCTACTGATTCATTAAAACGGGGACTCCTATTTAGACAGATTTCTAGTAAAGCGATGTTAATCATGTGTACGATTATGGTAATTGATTTTCTCATCATGCAAGTAGTCATGTTACTTGCTCTTCCAGTTGAATGGATGATGATAACAATGATTATCTCCGTTGTTTTGATTCTGTTTGGAACCGTCCTTCTTGCTGTAAAAGTAGGGCAAGGCGGTAGCAGACTTAAATTTGCTGACCAACCTGATGGTGTCAATAAACCCATTCGGGATGATGATTCTTTTTGGAAAGCAGGCGTTATTTATTTTAATCGAAATGATCCAGCGTTATTTGTAGAAAAACGCTTTGGGATTGGTTGGACGATTAACACTGCTCGGCCTGTTGCTTGGTTATCTTTTGTCATTATTATCGCTGTTATTATTCTCATTAGCATCTTGTTTTAA
- a CDS encoding GyrI-like domain-containing protein, translating to MAIRLKRLEEWEGFTGIALVREGLKTEALHTEIKTAFKEMLQLARELDDFSKQKTFYGISVHNIEDGITHYSVIPVEQKYPHLQEPLEWIEVPAHTYFVAEHIQDTDISESYEEIARAIQEKNYKPYITANNPVFDPLPFKLEVYTKQGNNEANIEIRIPVVKELHT from the coding sequence ATGGCGATTAGATTGAAGCGACTGGAGGAATGGGAAGGATTCACTGGTATTGCGCTCGTTCGAGAAGGTCTTAAAACAGAAGCACTTCATACAGAAATAAAAACAGCCTTCAAAGAAATGCTTCAACTTGCGCGAGAACTAGATGATTTTTCCAAACAAAAAACGTTTTATGGTATTTCTGTCCATAATATAGAAGACGGAATTACTCATTATTCGGTAATTCCAGTGGAACAAAAATATCCTCATTTACAAGAACCGCTTGAGTGGATTGAAGTTCCGGCTCATACGTATTTTGTAGCAGAGCATATTCAGGATACAGACATAAGTGAAAGCTATGAAGAGATTGCCAGAGCCATTCAAGAAAAAAATTACAAACCATATATTACAGCGAACAACCCCGTTTTTGACCCACTACCATTCAAATTGGAAGTGTATACGAAACAAGGAAACAACGAAGCAAATATTGAAATAAGGATTCCTGTCGTAAAAGAATTGCATACGTAA
- a CDS encoding formate/nitrite transporter family protein has protein sequence MGYYSPQEVTEITIEKGTQKANSSTLTLVLLGFLGGAFISLGYLLYIRAVGTMPHEWGSFATLIGASLFPVGLVCILLGGGELITGNMMAVAIAWYDKKISFQQLLRNWAIVSVMNLVGAFFVAYFFGHFVGLTEGDFLPKTLATAGAKINDPFWVAFVSGIGCNWFVGIAVWLCYAAKDFAGKILGIWFPVMAFVAIGFQHVVANMFIIPAAIFAGYYSWADFIWNVIPVYLGNVVGGAVFVSLFYFLAYKKNAPKKVKEEIHQPIEES, from the coding sequence GTGGGATATTACAGCCCGCAGGAAGTAACAGAGATTACGATTGAAAAAGGAACCCAAAAAGCAAATTCAAGTACGTTAACGCTTGTGTTGTTAGGCTTTTTAGGTGGTGCCTTTATATCTCTTGGTTACTTATTATACATACGTGCAGTAGGAACAATGCCTCACGAATGGGGGAGCTTTGCAACGCTTATCGGCGCCAGTCTTTTTCCGGTTGGCCTCGTTTGTATTTTGCTAGGTGGAGGAGAATTAATTACCGGCAACATGATGGCTGTCGCGATTGCTTGGTACGACAAAAAAATTTCCTTCCAACAATTACTTAGAAACTGGGCGATTGTGTCTGTCATGAACTTAGTGGGCGCATTTTTTGTCGCTTACTTCTTCGGACATTTCGTTGGTTTAACAGAAGGCGATTTCTTACCAAAAACGCTAGCTACAGCTGGTGCAAAAATTAACGATCCTTTCTGGGTTGCTTTTGTTTCCGGAATTGGTTGTAACTGGTTTGTTGGGATTGCGGTTTGGCTTTGCTACGCGGCCAAAGATTTCGCAGGGAAAATCCTTGGTATTTGGTTCCCGGTTATGGCATTTGTTGCTATCGGATTTCAGCACGTTGTCGCCAACATGTTTATTATCCCAGCTGCGATTTTCGCTGGTTACTATTCATGGGCGGATTTCATTTGGAACGTCATCCCAGTTTACTTAGGAAATGTAGTCGGTGGAGCAGTTTTTGTTAGCTTATTCTACTTCCTTGCTTATAAGAAAAACGCGCCTAAAAAAGTAAAAGAAGAAATACACCAACCAATTGAAGAAAGTTAA
- a CDS encoding NAD-dependent succinate-semialdehyde dehydrogenase, producing MSIKETALPKVQTKLFINGKWTDGDNKETKDIVNPANGEVIAKIAQAGPNETKKAIKAAKEAFPDWAKMELADRVKLLHKIADLMEEKADTLAKIMTLEQGKPLKESKGEVLTGAENFRFAAEEARRLYGETIPAPNNHAFIVKKQPIGVVAAITPWNFPGGMVTRKLAPALATGNTIVLKPSGDTPLSALAIFEIFEEAGLPKGVANIVMGSSKEIGETLTDSDDVRKLTFTGSTKVGQTLFKQSAETLKKISLELGGHAPFIVFDDANLDAAVNDLVAAKFRNNGQVCVSPNRIFVAKEIKEKFTKALVAKVKQLKVGNGLDDVNVGPLIREDAIDKIDKQLKNATDKGAKVLTGGGRLTGSDYDKGNFYKPTVLDNVTREMDIFYEETFGPVIPLITFETEDEAIEMANDSEFGLASYFYTKDLARVEKVGAALEYGMVGANEIAISNPETPFGGVKHSGFGRENGHYGMEEYIQVKFINLKYRD from the coding sequence TTGAGTATTAAAGAAACAGCCTTACCAAAAGTTCAAACAAAATTATTTATTAATGGAAAATGGACGGATGGAGATAATAAAGAAACAAAAGATATTGTAAACCCAGCAAACGGAGAAGTTATTGCCAAAATCGCTCAAGCTGGACCAAACGAAACCAAAAAAGCCATTAAAGCTGCAAAAGAAGCATTTCCTGATTGGGCAAAAATGGAACTAGCTGATCGCGTCAAATTATTACACAAAATTGCCGATTTAATGGAAGAAAAAGCAGATACACTAGCAAAAATTATGACGCTTGAACAAGGTAAACCGCTAAAAGAATCAAAAGGAGAAGTCCTAACTGGCGCAGAAAACTTCCGATTCGCTGCAGAAGAAGCAAGAAGATTATATGGGGAAACTATCCCAGCGCCAAACAATCATGCGTTTATCGTGAAAAAACAACCAATTGGCGTAGTTGCGGCCATTACTCCGTGGAATTTCCCAGGTGGTATGGTGACACGAAAACTTGCTCCAGCGCTTGCAACCGGAAATACAATCGTATTAAAACCATCCGGAGATACGCCGCTTTCAGCCCTAGCTATCTTTGAAATTTTTGAAGAAGCCGGCTTGCCAAAAGGTGTTGCCAATATCGTTATGGGTAGCTCCAAAGAAATCGGCGAAACGTTAACTGACAGTGATGATGTTCGTAAACTAACTTTCACCGGCTCCACGAAAGTCGGTCAAACACTATTCAAACAATCAGCCGAAACACTGAAAAAAATCTCGCTCGAACTTGGTGGACATGCGCCATTTATCGTATTTGATGATGCGAACCTGGATGCTGCTGTAAATGATTTAGTTGCAGCGAAATTCCGCAATAACGGTCAAGTATGTGTATCGCCAAACCGAATTTTTGTTGCCAAAGAAATTAAAGAAAAATTCACTAAGGCGCTAGTTGCTAAAGTAAAACAACTAAAAGTAGGTAACGGTTTAGATGATGTGAATGTTGGTCCACTTATCCGCGAAGATGCGATTGACAAAATCGACAAACAACTTAAAAATGCCACAGATAAAGGTGCCAAAGTCTTAACTGGTGGCGGCCGTTTAACAGGTTCCGACTATGACAAAGGGAACTTCTACAAACCAACTGTCTTAGATAATGTTACCCGTGAAATGGATATTTTCTACGAAGAAACATTTGGTCCAGTAATCCCACTCATCACATTTGAAACGGAAGACGAAGCAATCGAAATGGCGAATGACAGTGAATTCGGTCTTGCTTCTTACTTCTATACAAAAGACTTAGCTCGCGTAGAAAAAGTAGGTGCGGCATTAGAATATGGTATGGTAGGTGCAAACGAAATTGCGATTTCTAACCCAGAAACCCCATTTGGCGGTGTTAAACATTCTGGTTTCGGTCGCGAAAACGGCCACTACGGTATGGAAGAATACATCCAAGTGAAATTTATTAATTTAAAATATCGTGACTAA
- a CDS encoding PTS sugar transporter subunit IIB, with protein sequence MKNILLICGSGASSGFMAAAIRKAAKKRGEQVTVKAASESQIDERINEIDYLLIGPHLAYMLDDLKQKVADKNVLVSIIPQATYGTLNGEKALDLILTMEG encoded by the coding sequence ATGAAAAACATTTTACTCATTTGTGGGTCAGGAGCTTCAAGTGGATTCATGGCAGCAGCAATCAGAAAAGCCGCAAAAAAACGTGGAGAACAAGTGACGGTGAAAGCAGCCAGTGAGTCACAAATAGATGAAAGAATTAATGAAATTGATTACTTATTAATCGGGCCGCACTTAGCTTATATGCTGGATGACTTAAAACAAAAAGTAGCCGATAAAAATGTTTTAGTATCAATTATTCCGCAAGCAACTTATGGCACACTTAACGGTGAAAAAGCACTGGATCTCATTTTAACTATGGAGGGATAA
- a CDS encoding PTS sugar transporter subunit IIC, translated as MNNKVMDFMTNKFAPKVNKVVKNPWVSAIQDAIMSALPLVFVGSLVTIVSLLKNLFPGMPDFSMISNFSFGMFGLVVAFLIPYYLMEKKGNSSQKLISGATGLVLFLMLLFPTISADGDAVFILSRFGATGMFLSITTGLFVGCVMNFAAKRSFFSEDTPIPDFVVGWFNSLLPITFILIVGWLITVQFNIDFFEVIVAVFSPLASIVQSYPGFVLSVFIPAFLYTFGISGWVMMPAIYPVYMAGLAENSQAVANGASASNIATQETVYALISIGGVGTTLSLSIMMLILSKSLQLKAIGKAVIVPSIFNINEPLFFGAPIAFNPYLMIPTWINAFLVPSIAYFVMSMNLVSIPAQSFLLWYMPYPVTSYLATQDFRGVIACLAIIVITWLVYLPFFKAYDNSLLKQEKLDAVETEKEMVTN; from the coding sequence ATGAACAACAAAGTGATGGATTTTATGACAAATAAATTTGCTCCAAAAGTAAATAAAGTTGTTAAAAATCCTTGGGTATCAGCAATTCAAGATGCAATTATGTCTGCGCTTCCGCTCGTTTTTGTCGGTTCTTTAGTCACCATCGTTTCACTACTTAAAAATTTATTTCCCGGCATGCCTGACTTTTCGATGATAAGTAATTTTTCGTTTGGAATGTTTGGGTTAGTCGTAGCGTTTTTAATCCCATACTATCTGATGGAGAAAAAAGGAAATAGTAGCCAAAAATTAATTTCTGGCGCAACTGGACTTGTTCTATTTTTAATGCTACTATTTCCAACTATTTCAGCAGACGGGGATGCCGTTTTCATTTTATCTAGATTTGGAGCGACAGGGATGTTCTTATCCATTACAACCGGCTTATTTGTTGGTTGTGTGATGAACTTTGCTGCGAAACGATCCTTTTTCAGTGAAGATACACCGATTCCGGATTTTGTCGTTGGTTGGTTCAATAGCTTGCTACCAATTACATTTATTCTGATTGTTGGTTGGTTAATAACTGTTCAATTTAACATTGATTTCTTTGAAGTGATTGTGGCAGTGTTTAGCCCGCTCGCGTCAATCGTACAATCTTATCCAGGCTTTGTGCTTTCGGTTTTCATTCCAGCATTTCTTTATACATTCGGGATTTCTGGGTGGGTTATGATGCCCGCGATTTACCCGGTTTATATGGCTGGACTCGCAGAAAACTCACAAGCTGTAGCAAATGGCGCAAGTGCATCAAACATCGCAACACAAGAAACTGTATACGCATTAATTTCAATCGGCGGGGTCGGCACAACCTTATCACTATCCATTATGATGCTCATTTTAAGTAAGTCTTTACAGCTAAAAGCAATCGGAAAAGCAGTTATTGTCCCATCGATTTTTAATATCAACGAACCATTGTTTTTCGGGGCACCAATTGCCTTCAACCCATACTTAATGATTCCAACGTGGATTAATGCTTTCTTAGTTCCAAGCATCGCCTATTTCGTTATGTCGATGAACTTAGTAAGTATTCCCGCGCAATCGTTCTTGCTATGGTACATGCCTTATCCTGTAACGTCTTACCTTGCAACACAAGATTTCCGAGGTGTGATTGCTTGTTTAGCAATTATCGTCATCACATGGCTCGTCTACTTGCCGTTCTTTAAAGCATACGACAACTCATTACTCAAACAAGAAAAATTAGATGCAGTCGAAACAGAGAAAGAAATGGTAACAAATTGA
- a CDS encoding PTS lactose/cellobiose transporter subunit IIA, with product MSEQDYVEETDSLNELSMNILIHAGNARNDLVKGLNHLEELAFNEAEEFIASAKKEIVIAHSLQTDTLQLEASGNQIRYSTLFCHAQDTLMTAKSEILIGEHMLRLFKKMTELTKK from the coding sequence ATGTCAGAGCAAGACTATGTTGAAGAAACAGATAGCTTAAATGAACTATCCATGAATATATTAATCCATGCTGGAAACGCAAGAAATGACCTAGTGAAAGGTCTTAACCATTTAGAGGAACTAGCGTTTAACGAAGCCGAGGAATTTATCGCCTCTGCCAAAAAAGAAATTGTCATCGCGCATAGTCTGCAAACAGATACACTTCAATTAGAAGCATCAGGCAATCAAATCCGTTATTCCACGCTGTTCTGTCATGCGCAAGATACACTCATGACAGCCAAAAGTGAAATTTTAATCGGCGAGCATATGCTACGTTTATTCAAAAAAATGACCGAACTTACGAAAAAATAG